One stretch of Rhinolophus ferrumequinum isolate MPI-CBG mRhiFer1 chromosome 5, mRhiFer1_v1.p, whole genome shotgun sequence DNA includes these proteins:
- the PTS gene encoding LOW QUALITY PROTEIN: 6-pyruvoyl tetrahydrobiopterin synthase (The sequence of the model RefSeq protein was modified relative to this genomic sequence to represent the inferred CDS: inserted 3 bases in 2 codons), with protein sequence MELGTKSTLLTFNVLPLPELISDHFPSSRHSRSTGVHLVLITFRRVACALAVSSSWNIESCNHLKDSRVIQASAGCHLLREPFSEPSILLQLDHWLHSKSLSNEENLKLFGKCNNPNGHGHNYKXIDSVTGMVINFTNLTGYREEAIMKPPDHKNLVFDVPYLAHVVSTTGNVAVYIWGNXQKFLPVGILYKIKVYETEKTV encoded by the exons ATGGAACTTGGAACGAAATCCACCCTCCTTACCTTTAATGTCCTGCCTCTCCCTGAGCTCATCTCTGACCACTTTCCCAGTTCACGTCACTCCCGCAGCACTGGCGTTCATTTGGTTCTGATTACATTCCGACGTGTGGCCTGTGCTCTAGCTGTGTCTTCCTCCTGGAACATTGAGTCCTGTAACCATCTCAAGGACTCTCGTGTCATTCAAGCATCAGCTGGTTGCCACTTGCTCAGAGAGCCCTTCTCTGAGCCCTCCAT TCTCCTTCAGCTCGACCACTGGCTCCACAGCAAATCTCTGAGTAATGAAGAAAACTTGAAACTATTTGGGAAATGCAACAATCCAAATGGCCATGGGCACAATTATAA GATTGATTCTGTTACAGGAATGGTTATAAATTTTACCAACCTCACAGGGTATAGAGAGGAGGCAATTATGAAGCCCCCTGATCATAAGAATCTGGTTTTTGATGTGCCATACTTAGCACATGTTGTAAGCACCACAGGAAATGTAGCTGTATATATCTGGGGAA CTCAGAAATTTCTTCCTGTG